From Stigmatopora nigra isolate UIUO_SnigA chromosome 5, RoL_Snig_1.1, whole genome shotgun sequence, a single genomic window includes:
- the adgrl4 gene encoding adhesion G protein-coupled receptor L4 — METSLWSPMKLVLLTAWLCSLMDPCRFSDICKSCHKLARCKALNGSNEACFCDHGYTGDGTTFCNDDNECQNVTNICGKKANCTNTVGSYYCTCLPGYTSSGQANFQTNDGTQCIDIDECEGGQACGSNSHCHNINGSFYCTCQRDYIPTSGTKHFHPERGGRCKDHPLKYCHNNNGCITQTVNKTLENLNNLTEPLSLLNKIAQQSSGDLTSVEVIAFVEALSRSMSLLATGEKDQAVAPAVAHSTLIKLVKSVSNLVEKDELVAWSKIKDARRGQTVTKLLHAVEESALILANTLGTPNELQLKTTQMEMRSFTFDASHKEATLSCTMGGNRMTLTPKTRQADDSNESVSVVFVRYDSMGDILKSNIDPGDTDYLRYAEMAKMTVNSQVVAAAVKPADVYQLDHVIFTLTHLEPIDTEAEFTKCAFWEYTTDTLQGHWSTQGCKTIHVDTNTTTCTCNHLTHFAILMSSGRANFINHQTVLTRITQLGMIISLICLSMCIFTFWFFSEIQSTRTTIHKNLCCSLFMAEFIFLVGINMSNHKIFCSVIAGLLHYFFLAAFAWMCIEGIHLYLIVVGVIYNKGFLHRNFYIFGYGSPAVVVAISATLGSKYYGTDKMCWLSTENHFIWSFIGPACLIILVNLLAFVVIIYRVYRHTVVKKPDISHYENIRSCARGAIALLFVLGATWTFGVLHILYESTLTAYLFTITNAFQGMFIFIFLCLLSRKVQEEYYRLFKNVPCCFECFR, encoded by the exons ATGGAGACGTCGCTTTGGTCACCAATGAAACTAGTACTTTTGACAG CATGGCTTTGCAGTTTGATGGACCCCTGCCGATTTTCTGACATTTGTAAATCTTGCCACAAGCTGGCAAGATGCAAGGCTTTGAATGGCTCGAATGAGGCTTGCTTTTGTGACCACGGATATACCGGAGACGGTACAACTTTTTGCAATG aTGACAACGAATgtcaaaatgtgacaaatatCTGTGGCAAAAAGGCCAACTGCACAAATACAGTAGGCAGCTACTACTGCACATGTTTGCCTGGATACACATCATCTGGACAGGCTAATTTTCAGACAAATGATGGCACACAGTGCATAG ACATTGATGAATGTGAGGGAGGACAGGCCTGCGGTTCGAACTCACACTGCCATAATATCAATGGATCTTTCTATTGCACCTGTCAGCGTGATTACATCCCAACTTCTGGCACAAAGCACTTTCATCCAGAGCGAGGTGGAAGATGTAAAG ATCATCCTCTAAAATATTGCCACAACAACAATGGGTGCATCACACAGACTGTCAACAAAACACTTGAAAAT TTGAATAACCTGACTGAGCCCCTAAGCTTACTGAACAAAATTGCTCAGCAGTCGTCTGGGGATCTGACCTCAGTGGAAGTGATTGCATTCGTCGAGGCCTTGAGCCGCTCCATGTCATTGCTGGCCACAGGAGAAAAGGACCAGGCAGTCGCACCGGCTGTTGCCCACTCAACTCTCATA AAATTAGTTAAATCTGTGAGCAATTTGGTGGAGAAAGATGAACTAGTGGCATGGAGCAAGATTAAAGATGCTCGCCGGGGACAAACAGTTACAAAGCTACTACATGCTGTTGAAGAGAGTGCTCTCATTTTAGCCAACACACTCGGAACTCCAAATGAGCTTCAACTTAAAACGACACAAATGG AAATGAGATCGTTCACTTTTGATGCCAGTCACAAAGAAGCCACATTGTCGTGCACCATGGGAGGCAATCGCATGACGTTAACGCCAAAAACGAGACAAGCGGATGATAGTAATG AAAGCGTGTCAGTGGTATTTGTGCGATATGACAGCATGGGAGACATCCTGAAGTCAAACATCGACCCAGGTGACACAGACTACTTGCGCTATGCAGAAATGGCGAAAATGACTGTCAACTCCCAAGTGGTGGCAGCTGCCGTCAAACCTGCTGACGTCTACCAGCTTGACCATGTCATCTTTACTCTGACACACCTTGAG CCAATCGACACTGAAGCTGAATTTACCAAGTGCGCCTTCTGGGAGTACACAACCGACACTCTGCAGGGTCACTGGTCCACACAAGGTTGCAAGACCATCCACGTCGACACTAATACGACCACATGCACTTGCAACCACCTCACACATTTTGCAATCCTCATGTCCTCGGGGAGAGCCAAT TTCATCAACCACCAAACAGTCCTGACCCGCATCACCCAGCTGGGGATGATCATCTCTCTCATCTGTCTGTCCATGTGCATCTTCACCTTCTGGTTCTTCAGTGAGATCCAGAGCACCAGGACTACCATTCACAAGAATCTGTGCTGCAGTCTATTTATGGCCGAGTTCATATTTCTGGTGGGGATCAACATGAGCAACCATAAG ATCTTTTGCTCTGTTATTGCGGGGCTGCTGCACTATTTCTTTCTAGCGGCGTTTGCCTGGATGTGCATCGAGGGCATCCATCTGTACTTAATAGTGGTTGGCGTCATCTACAACAAAGGCTTTCTGCACCGTAACTTTTACATCTTTGGTTATGGAAGCCCAGCAGTCGTCGTGGCCATCTCAGCTACGCTCGGTTCCAAGTATTATGGCACTGATAAAAT GTGTTGGCTGAGCACAGAGAATCACTTCATATGGAGCTTTATTGGACCTGCCTGTTTGATCATTCTG GTGAATCTGCTGGCCTTTGTTGTGATCATCTATAGAGTTTACCGGCACACGGTGGTGAAGAAACCTGACATAAGCCACTATGAGAATATCAG GTCATGCGCCCGTGGAGCCATAGCGTTGCTCTTTGTATTGGGTGCCACTTGGACCTTCGGGGTGCTGCACATCCTCTACGAAAGCACGTTGACAGCATATCTGTTCACCATTACCAATGCCTTTCAGGGCATGTTTATCTTCATATTTCTCTGTCTGCTCTCCAGGAAg gTTCAAGAGGAATACTacagactttttaaaaatgtgccatGTTGTTTTGAATGCTTCAGATGA